Below is a genomic region from Telmatobacter sp. DSM 110680.
TGGCATCAGGAGCGGCGTAGAGATCAAGGAGCTTTCCCAGAACGGCGCGAGCGCGGGCGCCGGGGTTGGCGGGAAGCGGCAGGGAGTGAATCTGGGGAACCAGGGAGTTATCCAGATCGTTTGCGGCGATCAGGGTCGCTTGCTCTGCAGGAGCGACATCGGGAGCCTTGGTAGGTTCGGTGGTTTCGCCGGTGAGCAGCCGCTTGTGGGCGCGGTCGCGAAGCTGCCAGAGCTTAAAGCCCATGCCCAGGGACACGATGAGGAGGGCTACAAGGAGGATTTTCTGGTAGCGGGGAATCACGGCTGGCGGCCCTCCGTGCGGGTGGGGTCGGATCGCCACTCAAGCACAGCAGCGGCGAGGGCAGTGGCTACGCGCGCCTGGTAGTCGGGATTGTCGGGCTCGGCTGTGATCTTGTGGTCGGAATCGCGCTGGGGACCGATTTCGATGGCGAGAGCAGGGCAGGTCATGCTCTCCATCCCGGATAAGGGGATTCGCCCGAGAGTGACGCTGAACCCCGCCTGGGTCATAGCTGAGTTTACGGACCCAGCGAGACCGAGACTGCGAGTGATCCAAGGGGCCTGGGCGGTCTTCCATGCTGTGAAGCGGGACGGCTCGGCAGGTGCGAGCGATGAGGCGAAGAGGTGAATTCCGGTGCCGCTTTCGCTGGCGTGGAGGCTGAGACAGGCTGCGGCATTAGCGTGGTTGGCAAGTTCAGCGCGCCGAGTCAAGTCGACGGAAACATCGGATTCGCGCGTGGTTATGACTTGGATTCCGCGAGCGGAGAGGAGGGAACGCAGGCGGATATTCAGTACGAGGTTGACATTTTTTTCAAGCTGCCCGCTATCGAGGTGAGCGCCCGTGTCGTCGCCGCCATGGGCTGCGTCGAGGACTACGACGAAGCGTGGGGCGGGGGGTGGGGGGGGAGTGGGCGCGGGTGAAGATGGCGGTTGTTGGGCTGCGCAGGGGAGAAAAGCCAACACAATCAGGAGACTAAGGGCGGGCGGGAAATCCCACCAGGGTCTGAAACTCCAGACCTGGGGCACCCAACGTTTCAGTACCTTACTCCAGGGCATAGATAGTGAGGCCGCTCAACAGTTTTGGGAAGAAGTCAGTGGATTTCTGGGGCATGACTGAGCCGGCAAAGGCGACTTCGCGCAGTTGTTCCATGGTGACCGGGTTGGTGAGAAAGGTGACGTCAGCTTCACCGCGATGCACCTGATCGACAGCTTCGGCCGCATCGCGCAGATAGCGAAGGTTGGTTTGCTCGCGCACTTTTTCAGCATCGAGGCCCATCAGGCGGTCGAGGATGATGGTGTGCAGATGGCTCAGGTCAAGCTGGCGCTGGTTTTCAGGGAGCGAAGCCAAAGCGGTTGCAGTTGCATCAGGTTTGGAACGCAGGAGGAAAGCTCCATTCCGGGTGACGGCGACGAAGGCAGTGCCCATCTCATTGCGCAGCCTATCGAGGTGGCCGATTGCCGGAGCCTCGGGCAGCTTTTGCACGTTGAAGAATTGCTCCGCTGCGCTGGTAAACGCTGCGGGATCGAAGGCTGGCAGGCTGTGAACGACGCGGTGGGTGGGCAGAATGACGAGGCCGTCGGCGTCCATGTTGACGAAGGTCATCATCACGGCGGCTTCAGGGAACTGCGGCTGCGGAAGACTATTGGCGTTGTGTTCAGTCCGTGACAGCGAAGCAGGGGTGTGTTCTTTGGAGTAGTTCAGCGCCGTCTCGTAGCGATGGTGGCCGTCGGCGATGATCAGCTTTTTGTCGGCCATGGTGGAGACGAGCAAGCGAATGACGGCAGGGTCAGCGACGCGCCAAACGCGATGAAGGACGCCGTATTCGTCAGTCACTTCGGCGTCGGCCGGTCCCGCGCCGTCGTAGAGGATATTCTCGACGCTACCGGCCGGATCGGAGTAAAGCATGAAGATCTGGCCAAAGTGGGCGTGCGTAGCTTTGAGCAGATTAAGGCGATCGCTCTTTGGTTTGGAGAGGGTCTGCTCATGGCGAAAGACAACCTGGTCAGCGTATTCATGGAGTTTGCCGAGGGCGATGAAACCGCGACGTTCCTTAATGGCATCGGAACCCGGAACGCGGAACCGTTGCGAATAGGCGAATATGCCTGGGTCTCTCTCCTGGACAAGGACTGACTGATCTTTCCATGCAGCAAAATCGCGAGCGGCGCGGGTGTAGACATTCTCGCCACGCTCAGCATCAAAGAGTTCGGGCAGCCCGAGGATAATACGAACCAGGTTGTAGGGGCTGCGGTGGTAGTAAGCCTCCTGCATCGCTGGAGAGATCTTGTCGTAGGGCTGGGTGACCACGTCTTCAAGCCGAACAACCGACGGATTGTAACGCCACGCGCGGAATGGATAGATATTAGCCATGCAGAAGTCTTGCTTCCAACAGATAAGGCAGGATTTGCCAGGAGGGGACTATCGTGAAAGTCCCGCCAAAACTGTCGCTTAGAGACGATTGTATCCCACTGCCGATGACCGATTCGGGCCGGGCGTCGTCCAACAAATGCGGGTGTACGTGGAGTGACACAAGGTTGCGGCCAAGCGTGCTAAACTCGCCATCATTCTCAGGTAAGAGCGCATGAACCTATCCCCCATCTGGCACGATGCCCCGCGCGGATCACTGTTCAATGTACGATTCGTTGTTTGTGCGTGTGTGCTGGCATTCGTTTCTACAGCCGGAGTGCGCGGGCAGGACAATCCTTTGGACAAAGTGCACGTGCCACCGCCCGCGACGACGAATCCGGGGACCGGTGCGCCGGCGGGTGTGGATGCGCCAGCAGCTACGGGGGCAGGCAGGGCGAAGCCCGGATCGCTTATCCGCATGAACGTGGACATGGTGCTGGTGCCGATTACGGTGACAGATCCCATGAATCGGCTTGTCACGGGGCTTGAGCAGGAAGACTTTCAGCTTTTCGAAAACAATGGCGAACAGAAGATCCGCACCTTTGCGGCGGAAGATGCTCCAGTATCGATCGGCATCATTTTTGACCTGTCTGGTTCGATGACGTCGAAACTTATCCGCGCACGTGAGGCGATTCTTCAGTTCATCAAGACAGCGAATCCAGAGGACGAATTTTTCGTAATCGGGTTTAACGACAGGCCGGAATTGATTGAAGATTTCACGAATTCTGTGGAGGACATCCAGGCACGACTAGCGACGGTGCGCAGTGGACATAGGACCGCTCTGCTGGACGCGATCTATTACGGCGTGGCCAAGATGAAAGAGGCCAAGCACGAGCGTAAGGCTCTGCTGGTTGTATCGGACGGTGGCGATAACCGGTCAAGATACACTGAGGGCGAGGTTCGCTCCCAGGTCCGCGAGTCGGACGTCGAGATATATTCGATCGGGATATTCGATCCTTATGCGGCTACTCCTGAGGAGCGAACTGGGCCGATTTTGCTGAACGAACTTTGCGAAGAGACCGGTGGGCGTTTGTTCCGGGTTGATGATGTCTCTGAAATGAGCGATATTGCAGAGAAGATTTCCACTGAATTACGTAATCAATATGTGATCGGCTACACGCCCAAGAACATGTCTCGCGACGGTAAGTGGCGTAAAGTGAAGGTGAGGCTGAACCCACCCTCTGGTCTGCCTCCACTCACGGTCCATGCTCGAACCGGATACTATGCGCCTTTGCAATAAAGCAGCTTCTGTAATATTTCTAACTTTTTCGACTCTCACGCTGGCCGCGCAACAGACGCCGAAGCCGACTGCGCCTGCGCCACAGTCCGCCCCCTTAACTGTGGATACCGATCCGGTGCGTTCGCCGGATGCCGAACTGCCGCCGAGTTTGAACGGAGAGCCTCTGAAGAAAGAGGGTGCCGAGGGTTATGTACTACACACCAACGTCGAAGAGGTTGTTCTAAACGCCACGGTGCTGGAAGGCACCCAACTGGTTCAAACACTCAAGAGAGAGAATTTTCAAGTTTTTGAAGACGGTGTGAAGCAGAACATCATCAGTTTCCAGCACACCGATTTGCCCGTTTCGATTGGTTTTGTGGTCGACAATTCCGGGTCGATGTCGAAGAAGCGTCCAGCGGTGAACAAGTCCGCACTGGATTTAGTCCAGGCTTCCAATCCGGAAGACGAAGCTTTCGTGGTGAATTTCTCCGACGAGGCCTATATTGATCAGGAATTTACGTCGAATGTAGATAAGCTTCGTGATGGATTGAGCCACATCGAGTCGCGCGGCGGAACAGCACTCTATGACGCGGTGGTGGCATCGGCCGACAAACTGGTAGCAGACGCCAAGCGTCCCAAGCAGGTTCTGGTGCTAATTACGGATGGCGAGGACAATGCTTCGACGCTTAACCTTGATCAGACGATTCGCCGGGTCCAGGAACTTTCAGGACCTGTGATTTATTCCATCGGCCTGCTTTTTGGTGATGAGATGAGCCATGCCGAGGTTCGCCACGCGCGGCGCGCACTGGAACTTCTCTCGAACGAGACGGGCGGTATTGCGTTCTTTCCGAAGTCGATTGAGCAGGTGGATGAAATTGCCGCGGAGGTAGCGCGCGACATCCGCAGCCAGTACACGATCGGCTATCACTCCTCGACACCGTCGACGCAATCAGGGTTCCGCCGCATACAAGTGACTGCAGATGCTCCGGGAATGAGCAAGCTGTCCGTTCGCACGCGCACGGGATACTTCCCGGCGTCGCGGGTGTTGAAGAAGCCAGTCCCGCAAAAGAAATAGCCTGGGCCGGTAGGCTAAACTGAATTGCCATGGCAGTCGAAAGCCCCTCCACCTCGCCCCTTCGTGTTGTAGCCGATATCACCCAACTAGTAGGGCATACTCCGATGCTTCAACTCGGCAGAATTGTGCCTGCTTCTTCGGCGGCTGTGTTTGCCAAGCTTGAATTTCTGAATCCTGGCGGCAGCATCAAGGATCGTGCCGCGCTGGGCATGATTCTGGCCGCGGAGGCGAAGGGGTTGCTGCGCCAAGGGTCGACGATCGTTGAAGCCACAGCTGGGAATACCGGGGTAGGACTGGCCCTGATCGGCGTGAATCGTGGCTATAAAGTGAAGTTGTTCGTGCCGGAAGGGTTTGCCGAGGAGAAGTGCATACTGATGCGTGGGTTTGGTGCCGAGGTGGTGCGAACTCCAGAGGCCGACGGAATGGCGGGCGCAATTCGCGAAGCCAATAAAGCGGCAGAGGCGATTCCTGGGGCATTCATGGCCGGACAGTTTACGAACCAATCCAATCCGCAGTTTCATCACGATACTACCGGCGCTGAAATCTGGGAGCAGATGGCAGGGCGGGTAGATGGGTTTGTGGCCGGCGTGGGCACCGGCGGCACATTTTCAGGCGTTGCACGATTCCTCAAGGAAAACAACCCCTCTGTGATCACAGTGGCCGTGGAGACGCAGGGGTCGATTCTGCAGGGCGGCGCGCCGGGGAAGCATCGCGTAGAGGGAATAGGAGTCCACTTCGTTCCCGAAACGTTTCACCGCGACATGTGTGATCGAGTCATGATGGTGAACGACGATGACGCGTTTACGATGGTGAAGCGCCTGGCAGCTGAAGAAGGGTTGGTGGGCGGGTCGAGCGCGGGAGCGGCGGTGTTTGCTGCTGCTGCGTTGGCACGCGAACTAGGCGCAGGTAAGCGCGTGGCCACGATTATCCCCGATTCGGCGGAGCGATATTTGTCGAAGAAGATCTTCGAAGGCGGCGTTTAGTTAGCTCCGCGATAGGGGAGATTCTTAGCGACTTCGCCGCCGCCGACCTGGCTGTGACGAATTTCCTATTGAGACACAAAATTCCCCCGTGCGCCGTCTGACGCGCCTCGGGTTTAGGTTTCGGCAACGAAATACTTCAGGCTTTCATGGTGGAGCACCCGTCATGTCCACAGGTGCACATGATTTCAGTCTTGTCTGCGATTCCTTCACAGTGAGCGCTGCAATACTTTTGCTTTTCGGGAGGAATGCAGTTGCAGGCAGGATTTGCACATTTTTTGGGGCTAGACATGCTGTAACTCCTCAGTACCCACACAGCCGGATACCGCGAGTTTGGATGCATGGTTACTAAAAAGGGATGGCAGCGAAATCAACGTTTTACCAACCAAATCTATGCCAGGGGCATCTTACTTTTCACTTAGGAATATAGGATCATTTACCGCTCAAAGTGCCGTTTTAGTGGGAGTAGTGGGTTTCAGCAAGTTACTAACACTGTGCTGGCGATGAGCAGTTCGATTTAGTTTCTCTTCACAACAGATAGTGAAGAGAGAAATCTTTCCCTTGACTCGTTGTTTCGATTTCGTATTGCGACTCACGATAAGAAGCAAAGTAAGCGATGGATGTTGTTTGCTTTGCTCACCTGACCTGCATTGGCCGACGTTGAGTTTGCGATGCTTTCGTTGATTGACTCTGAAGTTGCCTGGGAGTGCCTGTGAAAATTGATCGTCGTTGTCTCGTTCCTCTCGTTGCGATCCTGCTGATGGGATGCGCCCTCCAATCGCAATCACAAAATATCTCGGTTTCGCCTGCGACCATCAAGTTCCCCAACCAGGGACTGAATACGACGAGCGCAGCTGTGCCGGTGACTTTGCTGAACAATCAGGCCGGAACGCTGACGATTTCGAGCATCCAGATTGGTGCGCCGTATGCAGAGACCGATAACTGCGGAACTAGCCTCGCGCCAAATGCGCAATGCACGCTGAACGTGACATTCACGCCGACAGCGAAACAATACTATTCGTCGTCGCTGGTGATTACAGATTCTGCAGGCAATTCGCCACAGTCGGTCGCGCTAACGGGGAATGGTGTTATTCCGGTGACCTTCTCGCCGGCCTCGGTGAACTTTGGGAATCAGGCCGCGGGCACGACGAGCAACACTACGAACGTTACCATGTACAACAATTTGCCTGCCGCGCTCGCAATCTCGAGCATTCAAGCGACGGCCCCGTTTGCGCAGACGAACAATTGCGGTTCAACGCTGGCAGGCGGAGGCACGTGCACGCTGTCGCTGACATTTTCTCCCGCGGCTGTGCAGTCTTCTTCGTCCACGATCACGGTGACTGACAGCGCGTCTAATTCGCCGCAAACGGTCGCGGTATCGGGCGTCGGCATTGCTCCGGTCAATTACACGCCCAAGACGATTGCATTTCCGAACCAACCAGTGAACTCAACCAGTGCGGCTACGGTGGTCACGGTCACCAACGTGCAAAGCACTCCACTGAGCATTTCAAGCATCTCCGCTCCGGCGCCGTTTGCGACGACGAACAATTGCGGGACCTCTTTGGCCTCGGGACAGAGCTGCTCAGTCAACGTGACCTTCGCGCCCACGGCCGCGAAGTATTACACGGGGAGCCTGGCCATTACGGACAGCAGTGCGACTTCGCCGCACACGGTTGCACTGAGCGGCAACGGCTATCTTCCGGTGGTCACTTCGCCTACACAAATTTCTTTCCCCAATCAAGCTACGAACACGACCAGTTCCGGCTATACGGTGACGCTCACCAACAAGCAGCCCGTTACGCTGAACATTGCGAATATTGCCGCGCCTTCTCCGTTTGCACAAACGAATAATTGCGGCACCACTCTTGCGTCGGGCGCGAGTTGCACGGTTACTGTGAAGTTTGCGCCGACTGCTTCACAGCACTATTCTTCGGCTTTAACGATCACGGATGACGCGGCAACGTCCCCGCAGAGTGTGCCTCTGTATGGAACGGGTTATGCGTTGGTTTACTTCACTCCGAGTGTTATCTCGTTCCCCAGCCAGGCAATTGGAACGTCGAGCGCGCCCTCGAGCGTGAATCTGACGAATAATCAAACCGTGGCTATGAATATTTCCGGGATAACTGTGCCGGCGCCGTTCTCGCAAACCAATACGTGTGGAGCTTCTTTGGGAGCAGGGCAGAGCTGCACAGTAAGCGTCAGTTTCAGTCCCACGGCTGTGCAATACTACGCGGCAAATGTCACGGTGACAGATGATGCTGCTAATTCCCCGCAGGTGCTGCCGGTAAACGGAAACGGAACCGTTGGGTTGACATATACCCCCAAGGTTGGCGGCCTTTACTTCAACAATCAGATTATCAAGACGTCGAGCACGCCGCAGGCGGTGACGCTGACGAACAACCAATCCACCGCGGTTAACTTTAGTTCGATCGTTTCATCGGCGGACTACCCTTTCACAACGAACTGTGGAAATGGCGCAGGTGGAGGATCGCTGGCGGCTGGCGCAAGTTGCTCGGTCTTGGTTTCATTCGATCCGCAGGTAATCGGAAGCCGGCCAGCGAACCTGGTGATCAATGAGAGCGCAGCCGGCAGCCCCGTTACGATTCCGCTGCAGGGTTCGGGTATCAATGGTACGCAAGGTGCGCTGGTGGCCATTACACCGCTCACTCCATGCGTTCAGCCTCTCCAAACGCTACAACTCACCGCTCGTACTCAGAATCTGACAAACACTGCCGTTAACTGGTACGTGAATAACGTACCGGGGGGTAACTCCACGGTGGGCACGGTCTCCTCAACGGGACTGTACACTGCGCCAGCAACTGCGGGCACCTATTACGTCGAGATCAATAGCCAGCAGATACCATCGCTTACAAGTTCCGCGACCATTACGGTGGAACCGCTGGCAAGCCTGACCTTTGGAATCTATCCGTATGTTGCATCGATACCTGTCGGCGCAAAGCAGCCGTTCTCGGCGCAAATCTGCCTCGTGCCGGATTCGAATGTGACGTATACGGTGGATAACATCGCTGGAGGAAATGCAACGGTGGGCACGGTTTCAAGTACGGGTCTGTATACCGCGCCGCCGACGGCAGGCAAGCACACGGTGCGAGTGACGGATGCGACCCTGAACCGAACCAGCGGCGGTGTCGTTACGGTCTTCTCCAGCATTACCGCGGACTACGGATCGCGAGCGGGAACGACAGCCCCTATCCCGGCAGACCTTTTCGGCTACGGACGCGGGGAATCGATTCCCACGGTTGCCGCTCGCAACATGCTTGAAGATGGTGGCCTAACCGTGGCGCGTACATCTGGGCAGATTGCGACAGTGTATGCAACACAGACGCCGGACTGGACGAAGATCGATCCGATCATTGCAACGATCCAAGCTTCAGGGCAGCATGCGTTGCTTCAGCTTCATCAGTCGCCTTCGTGGCTGCAGCCCACTTCAGGTCCGTGTGCCGGCAATGTATTCGCGGCGCCGACAGACATAAACCAGTGGGCGCTGATCGCGCAGGCTTATGTAGCTCATATGGACGTGGCGTTCCCGGGCGTCATTACCGATTACGAGATCGGCAATGAACCTAACGCGACCGGCATGTGCACTACAGCAAACCACCTGAATACATACTTAGCCATTTATGCCGCCGCCGCCCCCTTAATGAAGCAACAAGCGGCGCAGGATGGAGTGCCGATTCGTATCGGTGGGCCGGTGATTTCGGGGTATACGCCTTACTGGATCAACGCCCTGTTGACCACCAGCACGACCGCACCTTATGTCGATTTCGTCAGCTATCACCAGTATTTCTATGGATCCTCACAACTTGAGGCTACATGGGATACGTACACGGACATGCCTTCGATGTATGAGGCGGAACAGGACGTAAGCAACGGTGCTCAGGCCAACTACGTCAAGGCCGTGAAGGCAGTGGCTGCAGGTCAGCAACCGAACGCTGCGAATACGCCGATCTACATCACCGAGTACAACACGAACTGGGCGTTCTACCAGGATTGTTGCCGCAACGACAACACCTACGCGCCCGTGTTCAATTCACTCTATGCGACAGATGTGCTGAACTCGGTTTACAACGGCGTCACGAAAGTGCCGAACAAGATCTTCTACTTCGCCGGCTCCGCCTATCCGTGGTTCTGCCTGATCGGTGTTGTCGACAACGGCAACGATTGCCTGTACTCGGCTGGAGCCACACCCGCTCCGTATCCGCAGTACTTCCCTTACCAGTTGGTTGCGTCAACCCAATACCTGGGGCTGTCGCAAGGCGGGTACATGGCGAAGAGCATTTCAGCGCCGACGGGCGGTGGAGGCTTGGCGACAACGGCGTTCTACACGGCGAATCACGATGCGGTTGTGGTCACCAATCCCACTTCGACACCGTATAGCCAGATCACGGTGACGCTTGCGAATCCGGGGCTGACGGGCACGCAGGGAACTCTTTACCAGATTGTGAATGGTGCGCAGATCAGCACCACTCCGATTTCGTTCTCGCAATCGGGAACAAGTTTGACCACGACGATCAGCGTGCCTGCTTACTCGGTGCAGGCGATCTCACTGCCTTAAGTTCTCCTTCCGAAAAGGCGCCGGATTTCCCCAACCAGGGAGATCCGGCGCCTCTCTTTTTTGTGGCGGGCGGCAGCCACGATAAGCTAGAGCTAAGCCGCGCTTCGGCGCGGGAAGCTGCACAGTGCGCAGAAAGCTGCGCGTTGGGCGTGGCTGAATGTCAGGAGCTCGAAGCTAAAATGTCACAATCAAAATTCGCAACGCTCGCCGTGCATGCGGGGCAACAGCCCGATCCGCTCACAGGCGCCGTGAATGTTCCCGTTTACCTTTCTTCCACCTTTGAGCTGACTGGGATCGGCACCGATAGGGGCTACGACTATTCGCGTGCCGGCAATCCTACCCGTGCCCATCTTGAAGAGGCGCTTGCGGCCATTGAAGGCGGCACGTGCGGCCATGCATTTGCGAGTGGCATGGCGGCCATCTACGCGTTGGTGGCCACACTGCGCACGGGCGATCATTTGATCTGTTCGCACAACGTTTATGGCGGGACGACGAGGCTATTCAACCTGATCATTCAGCACTACGGGATCGAGATTGAGTACGTCGATACAGCGAATCTTGACGCGGTAAAGGCGGCGATCAAGAGGAATACGAAGCTGATACACATCGAGACGCCGACGAATCCGCTGATGGTGCTGACAGATATTGCGGCAGTATCGGAGGTTGCGCATGCGCATGGCGTAGAGGTGAGCGTCGATAACACGTTCATGTCGCCCGCGCTGCAAAGTCCGATAGCGCTGGGCGCGGACATTGTGATGCATTCGACGACGAAGTTTTTGAACGGCCACTCCGATGGCCTGGGCGGCGCCCTGATCGGTACGAAGCCGGAACATAAGGAACGATTCCTGCTGGTGCAGAAGGCGGCCGGCGGAATCATGTCGCCGTTCGAAGCATTTCTAGTGATGCGCGGCATCAAGACGCTACCTCTGCGGATGAAGCAGCACGAAGAGAATGGACGAGCAGTGGCGGAGTTTTTGTCGACGCAGAGCAAGGTGACGCGGCTCGCCTATCCAGGATTGAAGAGCCACCCGCAACATGAGCTGGCGAAGAGGCAGCAGCGCGGGTTTGGATCGATGCTGAGCTTCGACCTTGGATCGCGCGAGAAGGCGGGGAAGTTCCTGGGAGCCGTGAAGCTGTTCCTGAATGCAGAATCGCTGGGCGGAGTGGAGTCACTGGCCTCACACTCGGCGACTACGACGCATTTCGCTCTTACCGATGCGGAGCGGGAGAAGGTTGGCATCACGCAGGGGTTGGTTCGGTTGTCAGTTGGGATCGAGGACAAGGACGATTTGATTGCCGATCTGGAGCAGGCGCTGGCGGCGGTGTAAGGTTTTCTGACTGGATCGTTCGGATTCGTGCTTTCCCACTCATGCGCAAAAAGCGCGCATGAACGGGGCACCCGGCACCCGGCGGCTGGACTGACATTGTGCAACCATTTGGTTGCAGCATATACCCTATTACCCCGTCTCTGTAGAGAAGTATCCTGTTTCCATCGGCTTGCGGCGCAGGGTGGCCGCCAAATTACTCCAGCCACGGAGGTTAGCCGTAGATTCCTCTAGATAAGAGGCTTACGGCTGATTGTCGACTTGCTGCGTTTGAGAATATTGCGGAACGAACTGCCGTCCATTCGCTGGTTTAAGCGTAGCGAATTAGGCAGAAATTACCTGCAAATCCGGAGCAGGAATTTTGGCAATAACCGACTAGGCTAACCAATCTTTAAAAAGTGGTGGCGGCCTCGGCAGGTAAGGCCGCCACTTGTTCATTCAGCCAATCCCGGCGGAGGCGTGTAGTCGTCAGGGAAGGGGAGCATGAGATTATCTCCCCACTGAGGAAACTCGTGATCAAGTCTGTCCATAAATACTTTCCAGTTCGGCGAATATTTCATCAGCATGAGAATAGCCGCGAAATGCTTATCAAGTTTGGCTAGTCCAACATCTTCAGTGAGACGCTGAAACAGCTTGTGCTTTAGCCGTCCAGTTGCGTCGCGCGGTGTGAGACGATCAAGTTCCTTCCAGACACCCGGAGCTAATCGCTTGTAGATGACATTGTTAGTCCAGTGCCCTACAACACCGGGGCGCGCGGAACTCTCGTCATAGTCCCATCCGTTCAAACGATAAATCTGTCGATAGAATTCAAGAGGAAATGTTGGAAGATACGGACGTAACTCTTTCGCGACAAATTTCTCCAAAATGCGTGCGAGGGCATCTCGCTGGCGAACATCTTGGTAACCAGTAGCCTCATCGACAAGGGCAATGATTCCGACTATTGCCCATCCATGTT
It encodes:
- a CDS encoding P63C domain-containing protein, coding for MSEGGGQRGARRIAEFMSRLQLKGIDIRDLIARLNSPIRFIPPHGGNPADGYEATILPDICAVIIDADQKGKLDGRLKRLAERAAKLQHGWAIVGIIALVDEATGYQDVRQRDALARILEKFVAKELRPYLPTFPLEFYRQIYRLNGWDYDESSARPGVVGHWTNNVIYKRLAPGVWKELDRLTPRDATGRLKHKLFQRLTEDVGLAKLDKHFAAILMLMKYSPNWKVFMDRLDHEFPQWGDNLMLPFPDDYTPPPGLAE
- a CDS encoding PLP-dependent aspartate aminotransferase family protein; amino-acid sequence: MSQSKFATLAVHAGQQPDPLTGAVNVPVYLSSTFELTGIGTDRGYDYSRAGNPTRAHLEEALAAIEGGTCGHAFASGMAAIYALVATLRTGDHLICSHNVYGGTTRLFNLIIQHYGIEIEYVDTANLDAVKAAIKRNTKLIHIETPTNPLMVLTDIAAVSEVAHAHGVEVSVDNTFMSPALQSPIALGADIVMHSTTKFLNGHSDGLGGALIGTKPEHKERFLLVQKAAGGIMSPFEAFLVMRGIKTLPLRMKQHEENGRAVAEFLSTQSKVTRLAYPGLKSHPQHELAKRQQRGFGSMLSFDLGSREKAGKFLGAVKLFLNAESLGGVESLASHSATTTHFALTDAEREKVGITQGLVRLSVGIEDKDDLIADLEQALAAV